One window of Lawsonibacter asaccharolyticus genomic DNA carries:
- a CDS encoding hemagglutinin gives MQRRETQRTESALGKEIAEKRRLLYERHGGIMSPVDVAREMGYYPKPSSGDRWAQEHDVPAVRLGARKRGYETDLVAKAIVQSRGMI, from the coding sequence ATGCAAAGAAGAGAGACCCAGCGAACAGAAAGTGCGCTGGGCAAAGAGATAGCTGAAAAGCGTCGGCTACTGTATGAGAGACACGGCGGGATCATGTCCCCCGTAGACGTTGCTCGAGAGATGGGCTATTACCCAAAGCCATCCAGCGGGGACCGATGGGCCCAAGAACACGATGTTCCAGCCGTCCGCCTTGGAGCAAGAAAGCGAGGCTATGAAACAGATCTTGTGGCTAAGGCAATCGTACAGAGCCGTGGGATGATATAA
- a CDS encoding prophage antirepressor has product MGDKKTAIKLFESKEIRTAWDSEKEEWYFSIQDVVEALTDSADVKQYIKKMKSRDPELNLNWGTICTLVTMTAADGKSRRVQATDTKGMLRIIQSISSPKAEPFKQWLAMVGSQRLDETADPELAIQRALYNYKKKGYSDKWITQRLKSIEFRKELTDEWDRAGIKDLEYAILTNELTKAWAGMTTGEYKAYKGLKKESLRDNMTNTELVLNMLAEVSTTEISRATNPQGLEPSKKVAQQGGAIAKNARQELEEKTGKSAISKHTAKDIKELDK; this is encoded by the coding sequence ATGGGAGATAAAAAGACAGCAATCAAGTTGTTTGAAAGTAAGGAAATCAGAACAGCTTGGGATTCTGAAAAAGAGGAATGGTATTTTTCAATCCAAGATGTTGTAGAGGCGTTAACCGATAGTGCAGATGTAAAACAGTATATTAAAAAGATGAAATCCAGAGACCCAGAATTAAATTTGAACTGGGGTACAATTTGTACCCTGGTTACAATGACGGCTGCTGATGGAAAATCTAGACGTGTACAAGCAACCGACACAAAAGGAATGTTGAGAATTATCCAGTCTATATCATCTCCTAAAGCAGAGCCTTTCAAACAATGGCTTGCCATGGTAGGTAGCCAGCGTTTAGACGAAACAGCTGATCCTGAATTGGCAATTCAAAGGGCCCTTTATAATTACAAGAAAAAAGGGTATTCCGACAAATGGATCACACAACGGCTTAAATCTATTGAATTTCGCAAAGAGCTTACCGATGAGTGGGACCGGGCCGGGATTAAAGACTTAGAGTATGCAATTCTCACCAACGAATTAACAAAAGCATGGGCTGGAATGACTACAGGGGAATATAAAGCATACAAGGGACTGAAAAAGGAAAGCCTCCGGGACAATATGACAAATACTGAATTAGTCCTTAATATGCTTGCGGAAGTATCCACAACCGAAATTTCAAGAGCTACCAACCCACAAGGACTCGAGCCAAGCAAAAAGGTTGCACAACAAGGTGGTGCCATCGCCAAAAACGCCCGGCAAGAACTAGAGGAGAAAACAGGGAAATCTGCAATTTCCAAGCATACAGCAAAAGACATAAAGGAACTTGATAAATAA
- a CDS encoding integrase family protein, which produces MGEYIRKTARYNGKKYEATGKTELEAMTKLAEKLAAAKRGEEAIGGSMTVTAWYKQWKATYKDPKGLTKKSLGMYDEKFNGYIKPAIGSMKLKDVKDVHLQRILNGQAGRSASHVKKLRMVMQEMFKRARQSRLIPYDPAELLELPHVQTHQRRSITDEERAAILAVAEHHRAGLWVLTLLYTGMRPGETAALTWADVDFANNEIHVHAAKESGSQAIKGPKTDSGVRDIPIHSDLLWRLQNAKKNSFAPVFPTGAGNFQNENSLRRLWTGFKRELDLYLGAKTERNRIVESVVAPDLTPYCLRHTFCTDLQKAGVPLNVAKELMGHSDIQMTANIYTHRDSSTLHNGIALLDGTRSIGGGNGGGNREMS; this is translated from the coding sequence ATGGGCGAATATATCAGAAAGACCGCCCGGTACAATGGAAAGAAGTACGAGGCAACAGGGAAAACAGAGCTTGAAGCCATGACTAAGCTGGCGGAAAAGCTGGCAGCAGCCAAACGTGGGGAGGAAGCCATTGGCGGTTCGATGACTGTGACTGCATGGTATAAGCAGTGGAAAGCGACCTATAAGGACCCGAAGGGGCTGACCAAGAAATCCCTTGGTATGTACGATGAAAAGTTCAACGGATATATCAAGCCTGCCATCGGCTCCATGAAGCTCAAGGATGTGAAGGACGTACACCTCCAGCGTATTTTAAATGGGCAAGCGGGGAGATCCGCATCCCATGTAAAGAAGCTGCGAATGGTCATGCAGGAAATGTTTAAGAGGGCCAGACAGTCACGCCTTATTCCATACGATCCAGCTGAGCTCCTAGAGCTGCCCCATGTTCAGACGCACCAGCGGCGCTCTATAACGGACGAAGAGCGAGCAGCTATTCTTGCTGTAGCTGAGCATCACCGAGCTGGACTGTGGGTTCTTACCCTACTCTATACCGGAATGCGTCCTGGGGAGACGGCAGCCCTTACTTGGGCTGATGTGGATTTTGCAAATAATGAGATCCATGTCCACGCGGCAAAAGAAAGCGGCTCTCAGGCTATCAAAGGTCCAAAGACGGATTCCGGCGTCCGGGACATACCGATCCATTCAGACCTTCTTTGGAGGCTTCAGAACGCCAAGAAAAATTCCTTCGCTCCTGTATTCCCAACCGGGGCTGGGAACTTTCAGAATGAGAACAGCCTGCGCCGCCTTTGGACTGGCTTCAAAAGAGAATTAGACTTATACTTAGGCGCAAAGACCGAGCGGAATCGAATCGTAGAATCTGTGGTAGCTCCAGATCTCACCCCATATTGTCTGCGTCACACTTTTTGCACCGATTTGCAAAAAGCTGGTGTCCCTCTCAATGTGGCAAAAGAGCTCATGGGACACTCTGACATTCAGATGACCGCCAATATTTACACCCACAGAGACAGCTCAACACTCCATAATGGTATCGCCTTATTGGATGGGACTAGATCAATAGGCGGTGGAAATGGTGGTGGAAATAGAGAAATGTCATAA
- a CDS encoding 2-oxoglutarate dehydrogenase E1 component produces the protein MTDHPESTELFNQNLGKFNFGIRKLLDYYNDYSFYLSNYSSIIQRLESTYNEYIAFGRSHLTLNNESRQQLQDYINTLFKLICNASERYIKEI, from the coding sequence TTGACAGATCATCCAGAAAGCACTGAATTATTTAATCAAAATCTTGGAAAGTTTAATTTTGGTATAAGAAAATTATTGGATTACTATAATGACTATAGTTTCTATCTGAGTAACTATTCTTCTATTATACAGCGATTAGAGTCCACTTACAATGAATATATAGCATTTGGCCGCAGTCATCTTACACTCAACAACGAAAGCAGGCAACAGCTCCAAGATTACATTAATACACTTTTTAAACTGATTTGTAACGCTTCAGAACGTTATATCAAAGAAATCTAA